A single Glycine soja cultivar W05 chromosome 14, ASM419377v2, whole genome shotgun sequence DNA region contains:
- the LOC114383474 gene encoding uncharacterized protein At4g08330, chloroplastic-like, which produces MDDSAFKRGGHFNRTYSCSSQRDVCYSCGTCGYELNLSSSNRNTASIGSKYGKSIKRGIISFFSIDLSRFTQVDEIQCVPHFDKHSWGLFRRRTKLLCRKCGNHIGNAYNGYTSSFPLVSDGAESSPSSKVVNHTKYDIRICALQPSSSEESGIPVFA; this is translated from the exons ATGGATGATTCTGCGTTCAAACGAGGCGGTCACTTTAATCGAACTTACTCGTGCTCTTCTCAGAGAGATGTCTGTTACAG CTGTGGCACTTGTGGTTATGAGCTGAACCTATCCTCCTCAAACCGGAACACTGCATCCATTGGATCTAAATACGGGAAGTCCATAAAGCGAGGTATTATATCATTCTTCAGCATTGATCTTAGCAGATTTACTCAGGTTGATGAAATTCAGTGTGTGCCCCATTTTGATAAGCACTCATGGGGTTTGTTTCGCCGAAGAACCAAGCTTCTTTGTCGCAAGTGTGGCAACCATATTGGAAATGCATACAATGGTTACACTTCGTCCTTTCCTCTTGTGTCAGACGGAGCAGAATCATCTCCTAGTTCCAAAGTGGTCAATCATACAAAATATGACATTCGCATTTGTGCCTTACAACCTTCATCTTCTGAAGAATCTGGAATCCCCGTGTTTGCTTGA